The Hordeum vulgare subsp. vulgare chromosome 4H, MorexV3_pseudomolecules_assembly, whole genome shotgun sequence genomic interval ATAGGGATAAACTATGAATCTTTTGAATCTCTGAAATCCAGGATGCACGTACGTAGCCATCTGATTAGGGCTGGGAAAAATAAAAATGGATCCGAACGCCCGATCCCTGCTTGACTCTTTATATTCCGTTGTTCATGAGTTTTCATTTGTGTTTGTCTTGATACATGGTTAACAAAGTGGTAGATGAGGAATTTCAGGGAGCTTTGTggattgtttttttgttttgacaACTTAAAACTCTATTTTTCATGTGATAACAAATCGTTTACAAGAAGATGAGAAACAAAGTCTGGGATAGAGCTTTCCCAAATCTCTGAAGATCTACCTATTACTTACACCCAAGAAGATGAGAAACTGATTGTAGTCATCAATGGAACTCATCCCTTCAACTTTAAACTGAATGTGGCAGACAGAGATCCTACATGTACATCAGTTGATTTTTCCCCATTCACAAAATAGAGAGTTTGTTTTTGCTCAATCAGATCAATGGCAAAAGTACAACCTTCCATTCTTTCCAGGCCCGAGTCGGATGAGACGATTAGAAGATGGACATGCGTAACCGAATGAGATTAGTTCCATCTCCAAGTCCAAAAGGCAACTGCTTTGCTTAATGCTACTGCAAGATCAATGCTTGCAATATCGTTTCCCTTTCTCCTTACAAAACTCTGGCAATTGCCAATTCGTAGAAACTATTATGCCATTGAGTAATGAAAAATCATCTAATATAGTATATTTTCATAAACTATAAATACGGTACTACAAATtttcatatatatttttataaactTGGTCAAAGCTTAAATGTTAGTTTTTTTAGAGAAGTGTAATATCACTATAGTTTGATAAAGAGAAAGTGCAACTATGACACGTGGCCGCGAGCGCAAGGCAACGCGCCCCACATCATCTCCTCAACCTCACTCTACTCATACCAGCAATGGGTTTAGCTCATTATTCATGTGGAAGCATGGGAGCCCCGAGTCCTTTTTGAATCAGGTACGAGAGCCATTTGCGAGGCCCAAGGGCATGTACCCTCAAACCATCCGCAAGCATTTGGATTGAGTTGTTCGAACGTAGTTTGCCATCCAACGACGGCCCGCATCGATCCATGGACTAGACGTTTGTTTTTTCGCAAACCGAAATCAAATAAAAGGACTTCACATGAGTCTGGATACTAGTCACGTAGGATACTGAGCCAAAACCCCTTACGGAACGCATTGTCTGCATCCCCCTCTTTCTCTACATCTATTTTCTTTCTTGTCGGCGTCGCTGTTCAACCACCCGGAAAGCACACCAAGCCCTCCTGTAGCGGTCTTCATTGTTTGTTAGGTTGACTCCTGCATCACTATATATAAGCTAATTTCACTGATCATGGACGAATATGGTGTCCGATTTATGGGTCAGTGGAGATGCCCTAACCCATGGATTTCTTTTAGTACACGAGATAATCAACTGTTGCAAATACTGAGAGGCTCCTGACAGTATCTGAAGCAGAATGGTGGCCAGGTTTGCTTAGATCTCTTGATTGCATGCACTAGAGACTGAAGTAGTTGTATAACATGAATTTCTTTCAATCATCTCATTCTTTTCTCTCGTGTAAAGGATcgggattttttttctgaaacctCTGGATGCACGTACGTGGCCACTCTCCAAGCCGTCCGATTGAAGAAATGAATCCAAGACCAGATGGACACAACACATGTCGGCCAACGAGTCGAGGCGAGGCGCGCGCCgcatcctctcctctcctccgccACACAAACTCCGCTCCGCTCCACCGCCGGCAATGGCTTGAGCCGAGCGCCGCATCCTCTCCCTTCCCCTCCTCGCACCGACCGGGGACAGGCAATGGCGGCGCGTCCGCCGCCCAGCCCGGCCTCCACCccgcgccgccaccaccaccacctcagcCCGGCCGCCAGGCCCGGCCGCCGCGACCGCCAGCTCGCCCGCTGCTTCCCGGAGCCGTTCCCCAAGCCCCCGAACCCCCCGaacccgctcctctccctcctcaccGCCGTGCCCGACTGGGCGGACGCCGTGTCGGAGCGGCGCATCCGGGAGCCGCGGCCGCTCTACACGCACGAGCAGTGGCGGGAGCACCGCAGCTCGCTGCGCCACCTGCGGCACCTCCTCTCCTCGCTCTCCTCCCGCGTCATCCTCTCCCTCGTGCCGCCCGTCTCCGCCTTCACCGccttcgccgccgccgtcgccacctACAACACGCTCGCGCCGGACTACGCGCTCACCGCCTCCTCCCTGCCCTACCAGCTCACGGCCCCCGCCCTCGCGCTCCTCCTCGTCTTCCGCACCGAGGCCTCCTACGCGCGCTTCGACGAGGGCCGCAAGGCCTGGATGCGCGTCCTCGCCGGCGCCACCGAGCTCGCCGGCATGGTCATGCATTcctgcgccggcgccggcgccggcgagcgCGGGGACAACGACACCGGCACGGGCGCGCTCGTCAACTACATCCTCGCCTTCCCCGTCGCGCTCAAGGTGAGTGAGAGAGATCCACCACTGCTGCACTGCTGCATGTCAATGTGCCCTGTCCCTGTGTGTTCGTCGCTATGCTTGTCCTGCAAAAGGAGAAAGCTTTGCTTGATATGAATGAAGAGTCTTTACAACATTCATGCCCTGGAACTGCATCAATTCATTCATTTCAACTGGTATGTTTTGGCTCTTGCAATTGATTATGTCCTTGTATGATTCGTTCTGCTACTGTTGACGCACATGTACTTTGCAAAGTTGCAATGGCAAAGTCCTGCATAATTCGATTTGTTTACATTGATGTCAACCTACTTGCAATGGACCATGTTCTTGATAATTCTACTCTATTTGCTTACACTGATGTCAACCTACTTGCAATGGACCATGTTCTTTTGTTCATTGTTTTTTATATAACTTACCACTCATGTCAAGTGGTAATGGACCATGTTCTTGACAAAACTGATAGCCTAGATTCGCGTGGAAGCCATTATTGAATGCTATGATATGCTTCCCCCGATTATTTCTTTGCTATTCTTGCTCATGCTTGAGATTATATTCTGTTTTTTTGCAGTATAAACTTGATTTGACAGTCTCTGAAATAGAGTAGTTGTTAGCCTGTTACTGTTTATTTTCACCCCTCTTCCCTTGTACTATGATTAATGCTACACTTCACCATTATGCTTGTTCTGGAAAAGCTTTGCTTGATATATGAATGAAAGAGTCTACGAACATTTTCATGTAGTGGAATGTAAGGCACTATGGATTTATTACTGAAATAGGTAAAGGTTCAGTGAGGACCAAGGACTGCCCTGGAActgcatctattcattcatttggcTCTTGCAATTGATTATGTCCTTGTATAATTCGCTCTGCTATCGTTGATAAGCATGTGCTTGCAATGGACATGTCCTTTATTGATTTTCTTACATTGATGTCAACCTACCAGTAATGGGTCATTTTCCTTGACAAAATCGACGTCCTAGATTCGTGTGGAATCCTCCAATTATTACTTTGCTCTTCTTGCCCGTGCTTCAGATTATATTCTGTACTATTTTGTAGTATAAACTTGAGCCTCACCAGGTCCATGAAATAGCTGTTAGCCTTTTACTGTTTGTTTTTCACTCCTCTCCACTGTACCATGATTAACGTTACGCTTTTGTTTTTTATCGGTTTCAGTGTCATATCACCAGCAACTCCGACATCAGAAAGGACCTTGAGGGCTTGCTTGCAGAAGACGACCTGAATGTTATCATGAGCTCAAAACACCGGCCTCGTTGCATCATCGAGTTCATTTCGCAGAGTCTCCAGATTTTGGATTTCGAGGAACATAAGAGGAGCGTCATGGTAACCCTTCTGCCTTGACTTCCTGCAAAACCTTCAGTGCTAACAGTCACCGTGTGATCTGCGACCTAATGCCAGTTATTTTCTTTTGGCTGTAGGAGTCTAAACTGTCTTGTTTTCTTGAAGGAATTTGTGTGTGCGAGCAGATCATCGGGATCCCTGTTCCTCTGTCTTACACTAGGCTTACCTCAAGGTTTCTTGTCCTATGGCATCTTACACTTCCAATCATACTATGGGCTGAATGTAAATGGATAGTCGTTCCAGCCACTTTTGTCAGTGCTGCCTCCTTATTCTGCATTGAGGAAGTAAGTTCCTACCTATTTTCACCCTGCAAATAATGCTCCCATTTCAACCTGTTTATGAATTATGATATGGTAGCTAACTTATGCAAACTGTTTTGAGTGACTTGGAT includes:
- the LOC123449957 gene encoding UPF0187 protein At3g61320, chloroplastic-like, which gives rise to MAARPPPSPASTPRRHHHHLSPAARPGRRDRQLARCFPEPFPKPPNPPNPLLSLLTAVPDWADAVSERRIREPRPLYTHEQWREHRSSLRHLRHLLSSLSSRVILSLVPPVSAFTAFAAAVATYNTLAPDYALTASSLPYQLTAPALALLLVFRTEASYARFDEGRKAWMRVLAGATELAGMVMHSCAGAGAGERGDNDTGTGALVNYILAFPVALKCHITSNSDIRKDLEGLLAEDDLNVIMSSKHRPRCIIEFISQSLQILDFEEHKRSVMESKLSCFLEGICVCEQIIGIPVPLSYTRLTSRFLVLWHLTLPIILWAECKWIVVPATFVSAASLFCIEEVGVLIEEPFPMLALDAQCKQLHDSMRDMMSVQGLVRKQLVAKTKGRGRGGRLPQNGWPVSSPRSEQVKVD